Part of the Pseudomonadota bacterium genome is shown below.
GTACGCGCGTTATCATGGCGGTCGAGGGCGCAACCAAAAAGAATCTGACGCAACTCGTGCAGGCTCTGGCAAGCGCCAACCTGCCCTAGCCCGCGCAAGGGAGGCCGGAACATGGATGCACGGCAACGGCGAAGACGGCGCAGCGGGACGCGAGCCCGCCGCCTGCGCCGGCGTATCCGCAGATACCGCCTGCTCGGCTTCTCCGTGGCCGCGCTGCTGGCCGGAACCGCCCTCTGGTCCTGCTCCACCAGCCCGCCGCACAACCTGCACGACAGCTGCGATATCTTCGACGACAAGGGTGGCTGGTACAAGGACGCCAAGCGTGCCTACCAGCGCTGGGGTGTACCGATCCACGTGCAACTCGCGATCATCTACCAGGAATCAAAATTCGTGGACGACGCCAAGCCGCCGCGCGACTATCTGCTGTGGGTCATCCCCTGGGGACGCGTGTCCTCCGCCTACGGCTACGCCCAGGCCAAGGACGAAACCTGGAACTGGTACCGGAAGAAATCCGGCAACCGTTTCGCGGACCGTGACGACTTCGCCGATGCCGTCGATTTCATCGCCTGGTACGGCAATATGAGCCACGCCATGCTGGGTATTTCCAAATGGGACGCCTACCACCAGTACCTAGCCTATCACGAGGGTCAGGGCGGCTACAAGCGCAGGACCTACAACAGCAAGCCCTGGCTGCTGCAGGTTGCCCGCCAGGTGGACAGCCGCGCCAAGGAATATCACACCCAGCTGGCACGCTGCGAAGACGATCTCGACAGCAGCTGGAGCCTGTGGCCGTTCTGAGGGCGGAGCAGCGCAGCCAGCGGCTGCCCGCACCTGCGGCAAGGTGCACTGCACTGACCGGTGACAGCGCGTGGCGGTGACTACCGCTCACTCGCGACCGCCCTGATCGCGCAGCAGGCGCGCTGCCGGATCCTGCCGGTAGTACTGCACCAGTTGCGCGTACACGGCCGGATAGGCGGCATGCAGCAGCTGCGGGGCCTCGAAGAAGTATTCACTGAACACGGCGAAGCACTCGGCGGGCGATTCGGCCGCATAGGCGTCGAGCGGCGTATCGAGGTCATGCGCGAGGCGTCGGTGCATATCCTCGTAGGCACGGGTGAAGGCGGCGGTCCAGTCAGCCATCGACATATCGCGATGCAAGGGCGGAAACCCGTTCACCCTGCCGTTGCGCATGTCCAACTTGTGCGCGCACTCGTGGATCACCACGTTGTAGCCTTCCCCGGCGGACTGCGCATGTACGTCGGCCAGCGAGATCACGAGCGGGCCGCGCTCCCATGCCTCCCCCGCGCGCAGGTCGCGCCCGCTGTGCACGAGGCCCGTTTCGTCCTCTTCCTCGAATTCGACGATGAATTCGTCCGGGTAGACGATCACGGTGGCCCATTCGTCGTAGAGCCCGAACCCGAGATTCAGGACCGGCAGGCAGGCACTGACCGCGATGAGCAACCGGTCCGATGGCGCCACCGCGCCGCCAGCGGCCGCCTCGAACACCTTTTCATGCAGGAACAGGGTCACCAGCCGGCGCAGCCGTTCCCGCTCCGCATGGTTCAGGCCACGACAGGCAGGCACGTACCCAAGCATGGCGCCGAAGTCGACTCCGGAAACCAGGTGCTCACCCAGGTAGCGTTCGCGCCGCCAGCGCTTAAACCAGGCGAGCATGGCACCACTTCACGACCCGGCACCACCGGATACACATGAGACAACGCTCCCCCCGCATGACCGAGCCGCAGGGCGGCGGCATAGGTCTGTCATCAGACTACCCCACCCTGTTCAGCACGGTGGCACGGGCTGCGCCACAGTCCGCGCCGCACCATGCCTGCCACGGGCGCAGCTGCCCGGCTGTTGCGCAATCGTCGCAACCGCACTCAAGTCGGCGGACCGCCGGCCGATGATGGCTTGTCTGGAAATGTGGGGGGACATTTCTGTGATCAGGAATATCTGCGCAGGTGTCTGTGCCGGCATGATGCTCATCATGGCGGCAACACCGGTCGTCATACTCTTCGTCGAACACGCCATCTTCTAGGCGAACGGGCGGGTGCATGTCCCGCACGCGCGCGTGGCGCATAGACCTGGAGCACCGCGCGCCGGGGCTGCTCCCTGCGCGCCGCCGCAAGACAGCGGAAAGCGCGCACCACCGGAACGCCTGCCGTGCATCATCCCGGCGCCGGCGCTCCTCAGAACAGCGCCTGCTGCGCTGCTGCGCCAGGCCGCCTGAAGTGCCGGGTCTCGAGCGCCGGCAGCGCTTGGAATCCCAGGCGCTTCCGCGCCAACGCAAAACGCCGGGCCAGCATGTCCGCATAAGCGCCGCCACCGGTCATCCGGGTGCCGAAGCGGGCAGCGTAGAGCTTGCCGCCATGCGCCTCGGACATGCGCCGGAACACGTGCTGCGCCATGCCCGGCCGGTACGCCTCCAGCCACTCCCGGAACAGATCCTTGATTTCATGGGGCATGCGCAACAGTACATAACCGGCATCCTGCGCACCGGCCTCCCGCGCCGTCCCGAGCAGGGTTTCGAGTTCGCCGTCCGTAAGTACCGGGATCAGCGGCGCGACGAGGACGCTGACCGGTACCCCGGCCGCTGCCAGGGTGCGCATGGTCTGCAGGCGACGCTGCGGTGTGGCGGCGCGCGGTTCCATGCTGCGCGCGAGTTCGCCCTGCAGGGTGGTGAGGGAGACGGCAACCTGAACCAGCCCCTTCTGCGCCATCGCCGCCAGGAGCTCGATATCCCGCTCGATCAGGGCCGACTTGGTCACCACCGAGCAGGGATGGTCGCAGTCGTGCAGAACCTGCAGCAGCTGCCGGGTGATCCGCAGCCGTCGCTCGACCGGTTGCCAGCCGTCGGTATTGATGCCGAGCGCGATGGGTCGACAGCGATAGCCGGGGCGCGCCAGTTCCGCCGCCAGCAGTCTGCCGGCGTCGGGCTTGCAGAACAGGCGTGTTTCGAAATCCAGGCCGGGCGACAGTCCCAGCCAGGCATGCGAGGGGCGGGCGAAACAGTAGACACAGCCATGCTCGCAGCCGCGATACGGATTGACCGACAGCTCGAAGGGGACATCCGGCGAGGTATTGCGCGTAATGAGCGTGCGTGCCGTATCCCGGCACACACGCGTGCGGTTCGCTGCGGCGGATTCGGTCTCTTCCGCACGCCACCAGCCGTCATCGACCGGCACCTGCCGGCAGGTTTCGAAGCGCGAGGCGTGATTGCTGAGCGCACCGCGCCCCTTCCCTGCCCGAAACGGTATCTCGTCCTCCACCGCATGCTCCGTGTGCAACAGCCAAGAACCGGTGTACAGTAGCACAGCGCGCCAGGACTGGTATCCCGACGCCGCAGCAAGGAATACGTCAATCAGCGCGCCGCGGCACATCCTCCCGGCTTGCGCCCGGATGAACCGCCGCCGTCAGCACAGGTGAAACCACGATGAGAGCGCAACCGGGACCCGGAGTCGCCGCCCTGTTACTCGCCCTGCTCGGGCATGGCACTCACGCCGCGGGCATCGATCTGGACTGCGAGACCCGGTCACGGCAGACGCTCGAACGTCTGGATGCCGCGGGCCTGCTGAACCGGGACGAACCCGACCGGCAGCGGGCGCTCGCCGTCATCCTGGAACAGTGCCGCGGCACCGAGGCCACGGCCCGGCAGCAGCACGAGACCGGCAAGCAGGAGGCGCTCGACAATTGGTTCTTCGAGCAGCATACCGAGAAGGAAGGGAACAGGCGCCTGCAGCGGCTGAAGCGCTGAGCTCGACCCGCCGGGTCGTTCAACACGCCGACTGGACGGCCTGCGACAGCTGCCTGTTGATCAAGGCCAGCAGTTCGTCCGCGGCAACCGGTTTGCGGATCACCTCGAGGCGATCCTGCCTGGCCTCCTGCTGTATCCGCGGGGAGATATCGCCGGTGAGGATGATGCCGGGGATCGCGGCCTGCGTGAGTTCCCGCACGCCGCGCATCACGTCGATCCCGGACCGGTTCATGGGCAAGCGGTAATCGGCGATAACCAGATCCGGCACGACCGCAAGCGCCTGACACTGCCGGTATGCCTCCTCGATATCCGCCGCGGCATGGACTCGGAAATCGTAGAGTTCCAGCATGTCGCGCATGGCCTCGCGTACTGCCCGCTCATCCTCGACCAGCAGGATAGTCGCTTCCCGGTGGTCGTTACCGACCAGCTTGCCCGCGTTGCCTGCCTGCAGCGCCCGCACCGGCGTGGTACCGCGCGGGACCTCCACGGCAAACAGGGAACCCTTGCCCGGGATGGACCGCACGTCGACATGATGCCCCAGGAACCGGGCCGAACGCGCGACGATCGCGAGCCCCAGCCCCCAGCCCTTGCTGCGGTCCCGGGCGGGATTGTCGAGTTGATAGAATTCCTCGAAGATCCTCTCGATCTGCTCGCGCGGGATACCGATGCCCGTATCCCAGACCTCGATGCGCAAATGCCCGCCCCGACGCCGGCATCCCAGCAGGACTCTGCCGTGTCGCGTATAGCGGATGGCGTTGGCGAGCAGATTGCGGATCATATGCTCCAGCAGTACGGGATCGCTGCGGATAACGGCGCCCGAAGATACCACGCGCAGCTCCAACCCGCTGTTGCTGGCATGGTTCATGAAGTCCAGCCGCAGCCGGTCCAGGAGCTCCGCAATCGGAAATTCCCTGACATCGGGCGCGACTACGCCACTGTCGAGCTTGCTCACATCGAGCAACGCATCCAGCAGGCTTGCCATCACGCTGATCGTGTCGCGCAATTCCTGCACGGCCCTGGCACGGGTCGGTTCCCCGTCGGCCTGCGCGAGCACCGCTGTCAGGAACGAGATCGTCTGCAGGGGCTGACGCAGATCGTGACTCGCGGCGACCAGGAAACGCGACTTGGCCGCGTTCGCCTCGGTAAGATCGGCCGTGCGCTCGGCGACGCGGCGTTCGAGCTGCGCGTTCAGCTTCTCGATGCGCGCCTTTTCGGTATCCAGGTGGGCGATGAGTTCGCTGTTCTGGAACTGCAGCAGCAGGCTGCGCCTGACCGTCGCATGCATCCGCAGCGCGTTCAGTGACAGGAAGGCGAGAAACAGGAACATGGCGCCGGAGATGGTCGCCTCGGTCTTGTTCCCCGCGATCAGCATATAAGAAGCCGCAGGGACCAGCGCGGGAAGCGAGAACGAGAAGAAGGCACCCTTGACGGCGGCGAGGGATGCGACCGATCCGGCGGTCAGGCCGCAAACCCAGAGCACCGCGATCCCGATATGGAGGGTCGAGCCGCGGGGCGCGAGCAAGAGGATTACCGCATCCCAGACGATGCCGGATACCAGCGCACCGGCAATGAACCAGGCCAGCCAGTAACCGGATTGCTGCAGTCTTGCGCGTGACTGCCGGTACCTGTGCACCAGGAGGCCGCGCGAGAGCGTGGTGAGGGTGAGCACTGCGAGCCAGCCGCTCAACACCGGTGCGGGCGTGACCGACCACAGTAAGGTAGCCAGTATCAGCGCGGCGACGACGGATGCGGTCAGCGCAATGGGCAACTGGTCATACAGGACCTCGACCTGCTGCGCGCGCAGCCTGCCCGCCGCGCCAACCGACGCCGGGCGCGGACCATCTTCGCCTGCAGTGACGTGGCTGCTCTGCATCAGCTGATCCTGCATGAATAATCAGGATATTAGCACTGAACGCCGGGGCGCGCCCGCATGGACGCAGGCGCCAGTCGGCACGGCAAACAGCGAGCGCCGACAAACAGTAATACGGCTTCCCCGCTTGTGCATAACCGTGGCAAACGCGCGTTCCGGCAACGGCGACCGCGCGTCCCCGTCACGTCCGGGATACGCGTGAACGGGCGATGCATCGCCCGCAAGGCGCACGGCATGCCTGCAGGTACGCCGTCACGCGTGCCCGTCTTCCACGTGCAGCACCGTGCCTGTCTCGTCCACTACGCGTACGCCGACGGGAATGCCGTCACGCACGGCCTGGGTCACGACGCAGTAGTCCTCGAACAGGCTGAAGCAGCGCGCCAGGCGCGCGCGGTCCGCGGGAAGGCCGGCGAGTGTCAGGTCAACGTCGATACCCATCAGGCGCAGGCGACCCTGTGCGTTGCGGCCGACGCTGCCGGTCACCGTGGCGCTGATTCCGCCCGGCGCCTGGTGACTTTTCTGCAGGCAGAACAGCAGGCTCGCACTCAGGCAATTGGCGACACCGGCGGCGATCAGGCGCGCGGCGTTGGGTCCGGCCTGGCCGCCGAGCGGGGCTGGCTCGTCGAGCAGCAGGTCGGGGACATCGGGCCAGTCGAACCGGACCCTGAACTCGAAGTTCTCCACCTGTTCGAGGTGGAGCGTGAACTGACGGATTTCGGACATGGCGGCAGGTATCCTCGGCTTGATGGAGTCAATGCTGGGTTGCGGCCGATTATAGGGACAATTTCCGGCTGCCGGTGCCGTGCCAACCGGCAGGCAAGGGCCGGGCAGGCGGCCGCGCTCCGGTAAAATGACCGGGACAGGCGCCGAAACAAGCGGTATGCAAGGCTCAAATCCGGCCGATCTAACCGTTTCCGGCGTCCCGAAGCCGGTTCCGGTAGGATATATTGCTGACGTTGCACAGCAGCCACAGTACCGGCCACCGGGCTGCTGCAGCACCGCCCGGGCGTCGATCTACACGCCCTGATCGGGTAGGGTATCAGATTGAAGCCATAGACCCAGCGCTGTCTCCGGCCACTACACCATCCCTTCCCCGGACGACAACGGGAGCAGAACATGAGCAAACATATCGGCATCCTCACCGCGGGCGGCGACAGCCCCGGCCTCAACGCCGCGATCAGGGGCGTCGCCAGGGCGGCCCTGAAGGAATACGACATGCAGGTGATCGGCTTCCGCGACGGTTTCCGCGGCCTGGTGGAGAACCGTACCGTGCGCCTGGAAAGCAATTCGCTGGCCGGTATCCTCACCGTCGGCGGCACCATACTCGGCACCAGCCGCGACAAGCCGCACAAGATGAAGGTGGGCGGGAAGGTACAGGACATGACCGATGTCATCGTCGAGAACTATCACGCCAACCACCTGGATGCGCTGGTCTGTCTCGGCGGCGGCGGCACCCAGAAGAACGCGTTGCAGCTGAAGCAGAAAGGCCTCAACGTGGTCACCCTGCCCAAGACGATCGACAACGATGTCTACGGCACCGACGTCACCTTCGGGTTCGATACCGCGCTGGGCATCGCCACCGACGCCATCGACCGCCTGCACAGCACCGCGCACAGCCACCACCGGATCATCGTGGTCGAGATCATGGGCCACCGCGCCGGCTGGCTCGCACTGGGGGCGGGTATCGCCGGCGGCGCCGACGTGATCCTGCTGCCCGAGATTCCCTACGACATCGACAGCATCGCCGAGGCAGTCCTGCGCCGCCGGAAGAGCGGCAGGAACTTCAGCATTGTCGCCGTCGCCGAGGGCGCGATGTCACTGGAAGAAGCAGGGGAAATGCGCGCCGCCCGGCAGCAACTCGAGGCGGCCGTCGACAGCGACGACAAGAAGTCGCGCAAGTTGGTCAAGGACAAGATCCGCAAGATGGAGGCCGGGCGCGGCGATCATGCCCTGAAGCTGGCTCACCAGCTCGAGAAGCGCACCGGGCTGGAAAGCCGCCCGACCATCCTCGGCTATCTGCAGCGCGGCGGCACGCCGTCGGCGGCCGACCGGCTGTTGGCCACCCGCCTCGGCACCGCCTGTGCCGATATGATCCATGCAGGTATCAGCGGTGTGATGGTGGCCGCCCGCGGCGAAGGTGTCGAGGCCATGCCGCTGGAGGAGGTGGCAGGCCGCAAGAAACTGGTGCCGCTGGATCATCCCTGGTTGGTGAGTGCGCGCCGGGTCGGCACGAGCCTGGGAGACTGACCGCAGGCAACCAACCACCGGCTGTTGCATTCCGCACCGGGACCATCAGGAGGCCGCCACGGCATGCCGGCAGTGCGCACGGCCCATGCCGGCCAACCAGGACTCACCGGTGCAGCCTTGGCGCAGGCACTTCTGTTCGTGCACCCATCCGAATGCACCCATTCCAACGACACCGGCATAGGGGCGCACACGCAGTGCAACCCGTACCGGGTGCGGCTCCTTGTCATGCCCGGTCGAGTCTGCGGCTGTCACCAGACCTGCAGTCGGCACGCAGCGGCCGACCGGACCGCGCCAGGCGCAAGGCCGTGAAATTGTGGCGTACCCCCTATAAATCCGGACTGTTTCCTGTATAGTGTGCCGCATATCCCGTGCACTTCGGTCTGCATGGAGATCCCCGCGGCAACCCATCCGGATCGCCTCGTTCAATTAACCGCATTCTGCCTGGACCGTCCCGTCTCCACAGCCGCAGGCCGATTCAGGAGTCATTCACGCATGTCATTCAATACGCTCGGCCTGTCGGCCGAACTGCTGCGCGCGGTCGCCGACCAGGGCTATCAGGAAGCCACGCCGGTACAATGTGCCGCCATCCCCGTCATCCTGGAGGGTCGCGACATTCTAGCCGGGGCGCAGACCGGGACCGGCAAGACCGCCGGCTTCACGCTGCCGCTGCTGCAGCGCCTCAATGCGAATCCGCAGCGTGGCAGGCAACGCCGGCCGGTGCGCGCGTTGATCCTGGTCCCCACCCGCGAACTGGCTGCGCAGGTGGGCGACAGCGTGAGCACCTACGGCAGATACCTGCCGCTGACTTCAGCCGTCATCTTCGGCGGTGTCGGCATCAATCCCCAGATCCAGATGCTGGCGCGTGGCGTGGATATCGTGGTAGCGACGCCGGGCCGCCTGCTCGATCTCGTGTCGCAACAGGCGCTCGATCTGTCCGCTATCGAGATCCTGGTGCTGGACGAGGCCGACCGCATGCTGGACATGGGTTTCATACGCGATATCCGCAGGATCATCGGCCTGCTGCCGCAGCGGCGCCAGAATCTGCTGTTCTCCGCCACCTACTCCAGCGAGATCCGGAAACTCGCGGACTCGCTGCTGGTCAGCCCCGCGCTGATCGAGGTGGCCCGTCGCAATACGGCGGCCGAACTCGTTTCACAGGTCGTGCATCCGGTGGAACAGCAGCGCAAGCGCGAACTGCTGTCGTTCATGATCGGGTCCCAGAATTGGCGCCAGGTCCTGGTATTCACCCGCACCAAGCACGGCGCCAACCGCCTGTCGAAACAACTGGAGCAGGACGGCATCAGCAGCGCGGCGATACACGGCAACAAGAGCCAGAGCGCACGCACCCGGGCACTGGCGGAATTCAAGCGCGGTGCGGTACGGGTGCTGGTCGCCACCGACATCGCCGCCCGCGGCCTGGACATCGACCTGCTGCCGCACGTGGTGAATTACGAATTGCCACACGTGCCGGAAGACTACGTGCATCGCATCGGTCGTACCGGCCGCGCCGGCAACGAAGGTTGCGCCGTATCGCTGGTATGCCACGAGGAACACCCGCTGCTGGCCGGTATAGAACGCCTGCTCAGGCGCGAGCTGCCGAAGGTGGTGATCCCGGGTTATGAAATCAGCGCCGATCGGCGCGCTGCTCCGACACCGGAGCGCGCCGCCGGCAGGGCCGCGCCGGCCGGCACTGCGCGGCAGGCCCCGCGCCAGCACCGCAACACCGCGGCGGCTGGCGGGGAACGCAAACGCCGGCAGCGTTCACGCACATAACGCCATCGGGCCGGACAGTGCATGACCGCTACGCAGCCGGCCACAGCGCGCTCAGGCGGGAAGCTGGGTTGCGCTTGCGCTGACCCGGGCGGAACGGCATAGGCGGCGTGGACTCACCCGCCACGTCGCGTCACGTCCCGGCAGTGGCAGCCTGCCCCTGCCCCATCTGCCTGGCGAGCGTGGCCAGTTCGTTGTCGATCATCAAGAGGCCCTGGCCCTGGTCGCCGAACAGACGCAGGCGCCCGAGGATGTCGTTCACGGTCGCCTCCTCCTCGATCTGTTCGGTAATGAACCACTGCAGGAACACGCTGGTGGCGTGATCCTTTTCCCGCAGGGCCGCATCCACCAGTTCGTTGATGGCGCCCGTGACCTCGCGTTCGTGCGCCAGTGTCTGCTCGAACATGTGCATGATGCCCGCCGGGCTGGCGGGCGGCGCAGCGATCGCGCTGAAACGGATCTCGGCATCCTGATTGATCAGGTAGCGGTAGATCTTCAGGGCATGGGCCATTTCCTCGCCGTGCTTGGCAAAGAACCAGGCCGCCGCGCCTTTGAGGTTCGCCGTCTCGGCCTGCGCCGACAGGCTCAGGTAGAAATAGGCCGAGTACATCTCACGATTGATCTGGGCGTTGAGACTGGACGCCATGTCCTTGGAAATCACTGCTACCTCCCGCCCTGCGGGCGATTGTTCCGTCCTCGCTGCGCAGGCAAGGTCGATGTGCCCCGTGCCCGCTCGCAACCGGGCCGGATGCACACGCCTCTGCGCCATGCGGAAAGCTTAACCCACACATTCTGCAGTAATCCACCCGGGAACCGGCCGGCGCGTGGGTATGCCCGCGACCGGCGCTACCCTGGACGCCATGGGGATGCCGGAAATCCGCATGTCCGTCGCCACGGCCCACCCGCTTCCCGCCGCTACGGCCGGTTCAGGCCATCCGGACGCAGGGATGTTCCGCGCGCCAGTGTCTGGCGATGTCCTCGCGCCGGCAGATCCACACCGCGTCGTGCGCCAGTATGTGATCGAGAAAGCGCGCGATCGCCCGTGCCCGCGCGGGATGTCCGCTGATGCGGCCATGCAGACCGATGCTCATCATCTTGGGGCTGTGCGCCCCCTCCAGCCATAACTGGTCGAATGCGTCCCTGAGCAGCCGGAAGAAATCCTCCCCGGAGGCGAATCCGTTGGGCAGCAGGTAGCGGGCGTCGTTGTTCACCAGCGTATACGGAATCACCAGGTGTGGCGGCGCGCCCTCCAACCAGTACGGCAGATCGTCGTTGTAGGCGTCCGAGCTGTACAGCAGTCCCGCCTGTGCGCGTACCAGGCGCCGGGTGTTCAGGCTGACCCGCCCCGTGTACCAGCCGACGGGACGCCGGCCGCAGATGCGCTCGATGGCTGCCAGCATCAGCCGGATGTGACGCTGCTCCTCGTCTGCGGACATGCCGTGATGGTCCAGCCAGCGATAGCCATGCCCGGCGATCTCGTGGCCTGCGGCGGCGAGCGCGTGGCCGATTCCGGGCGTGAGTTCCAGCGCCCGACCCGCGGCGAACGCCGTCAACGGCAGGTGGCGCTCGCGAAACAGCTGCAGCAGCCGCCATACCCCGGCGCGCGACCCGTACTCGTACATGCCCTCGACACTCGGATCGCGCTCCCGCTGCCGGGACGGGCGGCCGTAGAGTTCGTGCAGATAGGCCTCCGAGCTATCATCACCGTTCAGGACGCACGCTTCCGCACCCGCCTCTATGTTGAGCACGAACTGAACCGCGATCCGGGCGGCATTCGGCCAGCGCGGATGCGGGGGCTGGCCAGCGTAACCGGTCAGGTCGCGTTCGGACATCAGCCGAGCTCGAAGGTCGTGACGCCGAAGACGCGTTCATGTGCGAGCGCGGGGGCGGAACCAAGGTACATGCGGGCGCAGCCGAAGACCTCGTCCATACCGTGCCGCTGCACCAGCGCCATGGCTGCAGGGTTGTTTTCCGGGGCGTCGAGATACAGCGGCCCACCGGCGGCGAATTCCGCGAGGCGGGCATACAGGGCATCGGCCGCTAGTGCATCATCCGCGAACAGCGGGCCGATCTTGCAGCCTGCGCGGCAACGCCGCACCACGCCGTAGCCCGCAAGCCTGCCCTCGCGCCGGCAGGCCAGCGCCAGCGCAGCGGGCAGCGCGGTCCATGCACGCAGGAAGGCCGGGCGCGCCGCCGGGAAGCAGGTGCGGTCATACGCCGACAGCTGATCGAAGTCCACGGCCGAGAGCGGCACGATCTCCTCGTCTTGCCGTGCGGCCGCGCAATCCCCGGGTATCACGGCCCGGAAGCGCAGGTCACGATGGGAAAAGACGAAGCCGCCCCGGGCGTAGTAGGACTGCATCTCGAACACGCCGTCCAGCCCGATGGTCGCG
Proteins encoded:
- a CDS encoding hybrid sensor histidine kinase/response regulator, yielding MQSSHVTAGEDGPRPASVGAAGRLRAQQVEVLYDQLPIALTASVVAALILATLLWSVTPAPVLSGWLAVLTLTTLSRGLLVHRYRQSRARLQQSGYWLAWFIAGALVSGIVWDAVILLLAPRGSTLHIGIAVLWVCGLTAGSVASLAAVKGAFFSFSLPALVPAASYMLIAGNKTEATISGAMFLFLAFLSLNALRMHATVRRSLLLQFQNSELIAHLDTEKARIEKLNAQLERRVAERTADLTEANAAKSRFLVAASHDLRQPLQTISFLTAVLAQADGEPTRARAVQELRDTISVMASLLDALLDVSKLDSGVVAPDVREFPIAELLDRLRLDFMNHASNSGLELRVVSSGAVIRSDPVLLEHMIRNLLANAIRYTRHGRVLLGCRRRGGHLRIEVWDTGIGIPREQIERIFEEFYQLDNPARDRSKGWGLGLAIVARSARFLGHHVDVRSIPGKGSLFAVEVPRGTTPVRALQAGNAGKLVGNDHREATILLVEDERAVREAMRDMLELYDFRVHAAADIEEAYRQCQALAVVPDLVIADYRLPMNRSGIDVMRGVRELTQAAIPGIILTGDISPRIQQEARQDRLEVIRKPVAADELLALINRQLSQAVQSAC
- a CDS encoding ATP-dependent 6-phosphofructokinase; this encodes MSKHIGILTAGGDSPGLNAAIRGVARAALKEYDMQVIGFRDGFRGLVENRTVRLESNSLAGILTVGGTILGTSRDKPHKMKVGGKVQDMTDVIVENYHANHLDALVCLGGGGTQKNALQLKQKGLNVVTLPKTIDNDVYGTDVTFGFDTALGIATDAIDRLHSTAHSHHRIIVVEIMGHRAGWLALGAGIAGGADVILLPEIPYDIDSIAEAVLRRRKSGRNFSIVAVAEGAMSLEEAGEMRAARQQLEAAVDSDDKKSRKLVKDKIRKMEAGRGDHALKLAHQLEKRTGLESRPTILGYLQRGGTPSAADRLLATRLGTACADMIHAGISGVMVAARGEGVEAMPLEEVAGRKKLVPLDHPWLVSARRVGTSLGD
- a CDS encoding GNAT family N-acetyltransferase — its product is MARPEVDELVEWAAREGWNPGLHDAAAFWATDPAAFIAAERAGALIGGGAITSYQGAFGFMGFFIVRPEYRGQGFGNALWHARRDRLLARLQPGATIGLDGVFEMQSYYARGGFVFSHRDLRFRAVIPGDCAAARQDEEIVPLSAVDFDQLSAYDRTCFPAARPAFLRAWTALPAALALACRREGRLAGYGVVRRCRAGCKIGPLFADDALAADALYARLAEFAAGGPLYLDAPENNPAAMALVQRHGMDEVFGCARMYLGSAPALAHERVFGVTTFELG
- a CDS encoding PA0069 family radical SAM protein; the protein is MHTEHAVEDEIPFRAGKGRGALSNHASRFETCRQVPVDDGWWRAEETESAAANRTRVCRDTARTLITRNTSPDVPFELSVNPYRGCEHGCVYCFARPSHAWLGLSPGLDFETRLFCKPDAGRLLAAELARPGYRCRPIALGINTDGWQPVERRLRITRQLLQVLHDCDHPCSVVTKSALIERDIELLAAMAQKGLVQVAVSLTTLQGELARSMEPRAATPQRRLQTMRTLAAAGVPVSVLVAPLIPVLTDGELETLLGTAREAGAQDAGYVLLRMPHEIKDLFREWLEAYRPGMAQHVFRRMSEAHGGKLYAARFGTRMTGGGAYADMLARRFALARKRLGFQALPALETRHFRRPGAAAQQALF
- a CDS encoding OsmC family protein, coding for MSEIRQFTLHLEQVENFEFRVRFDWPDVPDLLLDEPAPLGGQAGPNAARLIAAGVANCLSASLLFCLQKSHQAPGGISATVTGSVGRNAQGRLRLMGIDVDLTLAGLPADRARLARCFSLFEDYCVVTQAVRDGIPVGVRVVDETGTVLHVEDGHA
- a CDS encoding DEAD/DEAH box helicase, which gives rise to MSFNTLGLSAELLRAVADQGYQEATPVQCAAIPVILEGRDILAGAQTGTGKTAGFTLPLLQRLNANPQRGRQRRPVRALILVPTRELAAQVGDSVSTYGRYLPLTSAVIFGGVGINPQIQMLARGVDIVVATPGRLLDLVSQQALDLSAIEILVLDEADRMLDMGFIRDIRRIIGLLPQRRQNLLFSATYSSEIRKLADSLLVSPALIEVARRNTAAELVSQVVHPVEQQRKRELLSFMIGSQNWRQVLVFTRTKHGANRLSKQLEQDGISSAAIHGNKSQSARTRALAEFKRGAVRVLVATDIAARGLDIDLLPHVVNYELPHVPEDYVHRIGRTGRAGNEGCAVSLVCHEEHPLLAGIERLLRRELPKVVIPGYEISADRRAAPTPERAAGRAAPAGTARQAPRQHRNTAAAGGERKRRQRSRT
- a CDS encoding ferritin, with the protein product MISKDMASSLNAQINREMYSAYFYLSLSAQAETANLKGAAAWFFAKHGEEMAHALKIYRYLINQDAEIRFSAIAAPPASPAGIMHMFEQTLAHEREVTGAINELVDAALREKDHATSVFLQWFITEQIEEEATVNDILGRLRLFGDQGQGLLMIDNELATLARQMGQGQAATAGT
- a CDS encoding zinc-dependent peptidase, which produces MLAWFKRWRRERYLGEHLVSGVDFGAMLGYVPACRGLNHAERERLRRLVTLFLHEKVFEAAAGGAVAPSDRLLIAVSACLPVLNLGFGLYDEWATVIVYPDEFIVEFEEEDETGLVHSGRDLRAGEAWERGPLVISLADVHAQSAGEGYNVVIHECAHKLDMRNGRVNGFPPLHRDMSMADWTAAFTRAYEDMHRRLAHDLDTPLDAYAAESPAECFAVFSEYFFEAPQLLHAAYPAVYAQLVQYYRQDPAARLLRDQGGRE
- a CDS encoding polysaccharide deacetylase family protein, whose translation is MSERDLTGYAGQPPHPRWPNAARIAVQFVLNIEAGAEACVLNGDDSSEAYLHELYGRPSRQRERDPSVEGMYEYGSRAGVWRLLQLFRERHLPLTAFAAGRALELTPGIGHALAAAGHEIAGHGYRWLDHHGMSADEEQRHIRLMLAAIERICGRRPVGWYTGRVSLNTRRLVRAQAGLLYSSDAYNDDLPYWLEGAPPHLVIPYTLVNNDARYLLPNGFASGEDFFRLLRDAFDQLWLEGAHSPKMMSIGLHGRISGHPARARAIARFLDHILAHDAVWICRREDIARHWRAEHPCVRMA
- a CDS encoding transglycosylase SLT domain-containing protein produces the protein MDARQRRRRRSGTRARRLRRRIRRYRLLGFSVAALLAGTALWSCSTSPPHNLHDSCDIFDDKGGWYKDAKRAYQRWGVPIHVQLAIIYQESKFVDDAKPPRDYLLWVIPWGRVSSAYGYAQAKDETWNWYRKKSGNRFADRDDFADAVDFIAWYGNMSHAMLGISKWDAYHQYLAYHEGQGGYKRRTYNSKPWLLQVARQVDSRAKEYHTQLARCEDDLDSSWSLWPF